The genomic window CGACACTAATGCCATCAAGGGAACCTTGTATATTAATATCCATAAAAATAAGATTTGGTTTGTGTTGCGTCAATATATTGATTGCATCATCGCTGTTATAACAAACTCCTACTATATTTTCGCCCATATCTAAAACTATTTTTTTAATAAATAGTGACACAAGCGGCTCATCTTCAACTATGAGCACATTTAATTTTCCCCAATTTTTCATTAATCATACACTTTCATTAAATATGATTTTAAGTTGCGTTCCGGATTCTGAGGACAAAGTGATTTTTGCGTTATTTTTATGAACATACGCGTAAATCAACTCAAATCCAAGCCCATGATTATTTTTATGCTTATCTACTTCAAATCCAATTCCATTATCCAAATATTCAAATATGAATTTGTCCTTTTCTTTGTAAAAATCTACATGAATGGAGGGCTTATCTATTGAATCAAAGGCATATTTATGACTGTTGATAATTAGTTCATTTAAAATAAATCCTATTGCAATAGATAAATCATATTTAATAACGATATCTTCTATATTAGGACAATACATAATTCTCTTCTCTTGCACTACAAAAGTCTCTATAATTCCTTGAATATATGTTTTAATATTTACAGAATCAATATCTGATACTTTAAATAGATCATGTAAAGAAGATATAGAATAGATTCTTTTCATGGTTTGCTCTATAACCAGTAATGCATTTTTATCTACAATAGATTCTTTTTGCACCGAAAGAAAAGTCAAGATAAACTGAAAATTATTTTTTACTCTATGATGTAGTTCATTAATCATCAAACTTAAAGCATTTGTTTGTTCATCAACTTTGTTTTGTAATTGAGTGTTAAATGCTCTTGATTGAATGGATAGGATTGAAATGGATATTAAAGTAACGGTTGTAACAATGATAAAACTTTGCAAAAGAAGAAGTGAGTGGTTTATGTTCTGAACGTAAAATGGACCGCTCTTATGTACCGTCATAATGACCGCCACAACCGAGACAATAAATATTGCCAGATAGGTATGTATCTTTTCAAAATTTAAAGCAAACAAAAGCAAGATTGGCCACGACAAATACACTAATGGGTAAAAAGAATATTTCCCAGCAAAAAAGAATCCAAAGCTGAACAAAGTAATAAATGTTAGAATCAAATAAAATAATACGAGTAAAAATAGTAGTTTAAATTCTATTTTTCTCAGGTTCCATGTTGGATTCCATAAATGTACCATAGGTGTAATCAATAATATTCCTGCCGTATCTCCTAGTAACCACGTTATCCATGTTTCTAGAAACGATTTTTCTGAAATAAATTCACCTAAATAAAGGGCTGAAACTCCTATTGAGCTGCTTATCAAACATATAAAAAAAATGTTTGAGCTAAACAACAAAAATGAATTTACTGAATGAAAAATATCTTTACCAATAATGCGATTTATTAACCAAGCACCTGCAATTGCTTGTAATAAAATTCCAATACTAACGCTAATTCCTATCCAAAAGATACTTAATTTTATTGTTGCAAAATCAGTATTAATGATAGGCTCAATCGTTATTAAAAATGCACCTATAAAAATTCCAAGCCATGCTTTTCTCTGAAAGATTAACGCCATTGAAAGAGCAAAGCCTGAGGCTGGCCAAACAGGCGTTGCAATACCGGGTGGAATAGCAACAATATGTCCAATATAACCGAATAAAAAATAGATCATAACAATCCATATGGTTATAAGGGGTTGTTGATTCATAAAATATTCCCTAAATTAATTTCAATATATTTTGATTTTTTTTATTTATATTGTACAGTAATAAAAAACAATATTCTTTTTTTATTAATAAATTATTAGATTTTTTATAAAATTACAATTTAATTTTCTAAATTAGTTCTCTGAATAATTAGATTGCCACGCTTCGCTCACAATGACATTCTCCCGTCACTGCGAGGTTTTGAAAAACCGTGGCAGTCCATAAGAAGTTTAATCAAAGGTCTTAAATATAATATATTAGCAATAGTGCATCATAGCAACATCGAAAGTTAGATAAACTGACCCCGTATACCCTATAGGGCACAAGAACCTCTTTGAGGTCCACGGGATCTCTCTAGTGGATTAGCGAACCTGCAACACAACA from Sulfuricurvum sp. includes these protein-coding regions:
- a CDS encoding MASE1 domain-containing protein, with amino-acid sequence MNQQPLITIWIVMIYFLFGYIGHIVAIPPGIATPVWPASGFALSMALIFQRKAWLGIFIGAFLITIEPIINTDFATIKLSIFWIGISVSIGILLQAIAGAWLINRIIGKDIFHSVNSFLLFSSNIFFICLISSSIGVSALYLGEFISEKSFLETWITWLLGDTAGILLITPMVHLWNPTWNLRKIEFKLLFLLVLFYLILTFITLFSFGFFFAGKYSFYPLVYLSWPILLLFALNFEKIHTYLAIFIVSVVAVIMTVHKSGPFYVQNINHSLLLLQSFIIVTTVTLISISILSIQSRAFNTQLQNKVDEQTNALSLMINELHHRVKNNFQFILTFLSVQKESIVDKNALLVIEQTMKRIYSISSLHDLFKVSDIDSVNIKTYIQGIIETFVVQEKRIMYCPNIEDIVIKYDLSIAIGFILNELIINSHKYAFDSIDKPSIHVDFYKEKDKFIFEYLDNGIGFEVDKHKNNHGLGFELIYAYVHKNNAKITLSSESGTQLKIIFNESV